The Oceanibaculum nanhaiense genome includes the window GATCCCGGCATGCCGCCGCCCGCAGATGCCGAAGTGCTGTTCGTGGCGCCGGCATTCCGCGAATCCTGCGAGCCTGACTTGCCGGCGGACCCGGCGACCGAGGGCGCCGGCGCGGGTTCGCTCTGCACAGGGGCCGGTTCCGCCTTAGCGACCTGCTGGGGTGCGGGTTTCACCGGCTTCGGCGATTCCGGCTTCTTCACCACCGGCTTTACCGGCGGCGGCGGTGGCACCTCGGCCATCTTCACCTGCTTCGCCTCGTCCCGGACTTTCACCGTCTCGACCGGCTTCACCGGTTCGATGGGCTTCACCGGTTCCACGGGCGTTACCGGTTCAAGGGGGCGCGCTTGTTCGACCGGCGTAACCGGCACGTCCGGCACTTCTGCCGTCTCGACCGGCTTTGCCGTCTCCGTCACTTCGGTCGGTTTCACCGTCTCGGTGGCCTCGACGGCGCGTGCCTCGCTGCCCGGCGCGCCACCCATCGGCGCCAGCGCCACCTCGACGCCGCCGAGGCCAGCCTGCGCCGTGCCCTTGTCCTCGCTGAAATCGACGAAGAAGGCGAGCGCGCTGCCGTGAATCGCCAGCGAGGCAATCAGTCCGGCCAGCTTGGCGCGCGGAGAGAGTCTCATGGCGCGGTTCCTGCCTTCGTCGTCAGCAG containing:
- a CDS encoding energy transducer TonB family protein, yielding MRLSPRAKLAGLIASLAIHGSALAFFVDFSEDKGTAQAGLGGVEVALAPMGGAPGSEARAVEATETVKPTEVTETAKPVETAEVPDVPVTPVEQARPLEPVTPVEPVKPIEPVKPVETVKVRDEAKQVKMAEVPPPPPVKPVVKKPESPKPVKPAPQQVAKAEPAPVQSEPAPAPSVAGSAGKSGSQDSRNAGATNSTSASAGGGMPGSSADYLALVQAWLERHKEYPRRAQLRRIEGTAVLRFVMDREGKVLSFRLERGSGHAVLDEAVREMVERASPFPPLPPEIHQANLELVVPVAFYLR